A single window of Arcobacter venerupis DNA harbors:
- a CDS encoding GspE/PulE family protein: MIKKILATFKNVPKFSFLKQQNQQKNKKQVISKNIDYKAIFEKQKNKVLEFLGKSEDIDTQLGILIEDVIKEKFQLKGGYGDLMANEEKYEQFVKTLGYEYYGSYNELSKHYQDTSFQLDEKKLELCTTMYIITLEDKKIKNKVLGIRDVVNLDFDVLSKFYFTKIVVLGEGVLSSVFGEDREIIFNSNSDTENDEEINKYFDKMMGQAILLGASDIHIQKTSRYASLWFRIDGIKVDMGTMPITIAKTVKRRLVTMADQEDSDYESINGVINYEYGKKNIKFRLGLINSKLNFSLVMRMIGGRGVVSHNLRGLNYPQETVDILSNLTKYANGMILITGQVGSGKTHLMYALLQQLAKQQQYVITIEDPVEYVDESFFQIDLSEFASASEEFKYGYPEAVVDILRQDSNIILIGETREPQTASQLVNASNLGQLVFSTMHTNSAPATVSRMTSSLGINEGDIIDNLRGIVSQRLVRKLCKFCKEEDGDGGFKKVGCDECNHTGFKDRVPIAEVVRFKIGHGGDFENPAEYMTVEKACMAQYHEGLITKDDAIAIIRGEEVWYD, from the coding sequence ATGATTAAAAAAATTCTTGCTACATTTAAAAATGTTCCTAAATTCTCTTTTTTGAAACAACAGAATCAACAAAAGAATAAAAAACAAGTAATATCAAAAAACATAGATTACAAAGCTATTTTTGAAAAGCAAAAAAATAAGGTTTTAGAATTTTTAGGAAAAAGTGAAGATATTGATACACAATTAGGCATATTAATTGAAGATGTTATTAAAGAAAAGTTCCAGCTAAAAGGTGGATACGGCGATTTGATGGCTAATGAAGAGAAATATGAACAATTTGTAAAAACTTTAGGTTATGAATATTATGGAAGTTATAATGAATTATCAAAACATTATCAAGACACATCATTTCAATTAGATGAGAAAAAATTAGAACTATGTACAACAATGTATATAATCACTTTAGAAGATAAAAAGATTAAAAATAAAGTTCTTGGAATAAGAGATGTTGTAAATCTTGATTTTGATGTTTTAAGTAAATTTTATTTCACAAAAATTGTAGTATTAGGCGAGGGTGTTTTATCTTCAGTATTTGGTGAAGATAGGGAAATTATTTTTAATTCAAATAGTGACACAGAAAATGATGAAGAGATAAATAAATATTTTGACAAAATGATGGGACAAGCTATTTTACTTGGAGCATCAGATATACATATTCAAAAAACAAGTAGATATGCCTCTTTATGGTTTAGAATTGATGGTATCAAAGTTGATATGGGAACAATGCCAATTACAATAGCAAAAACAGTAAAAAGAAGATTGGTAACCATGGCTGACCAAGAGGATTCAGATTATGAATCAATCAATGGGGTTATAAATTATGAATATGGTAAAAAAAATATAAAATTTAGGCTGGGGCTTATTAACTCAAAATTAAACTTCTCTTTAGTTATGAGGATGATTGGTGGACGTGGAGTTGTTTCTCACAACTTAAGAGGATTAAATTACCCACAAGAAACAGTAGATATTTTATCAAACTTAACAAAATATGCGAATGGAATGATATTAATAACTGGGCAAGTTGGATCTGGAAAAACACACTTAATGTATGCACTTTTACAACAATTGGCAAAACAACAACAATATGTTATTACAATTGAAGATCCAGTTGAATATGTTGATGAATCATTCTTTCAAATTGACTTATCAGAGTTTGCAAGTGCAAGTGAAGAGTTTAAATATGGTTACCCAGAAGCTGTTGTTGATATTTTAAGACAAGATTCAAATATTATTCTAATTGGGGAAACAAGAGAACCACAAACTGCATCACAACTTGTAAACGCTTCTAACTTAGGTCAGTTAGTTTTCTCAACAATGCATACGAACTCAGCTCCTGCAACGGTATCTAGGATGACAAGTTCCCTTGGAATTAATGAAGGAGATATTATTGATAACTTAAGAGGAATAGTATCTCAAAGATTAGTTAGAAAATTATGTAAATTTTGTAAAGAAGAAGATGGGGATGGTGGATTTAAAAAAGTTGGTTGTGATGAGTGTAACCACACAGGATTTAAAGACAGGGTGCCAATTGCTGAGGTTGTAAGATTTAAAATAGGTCATGGTGGAGATTTTGAAAATCCTGCTGAATATATGACTGTAGAAAAAGCTTGTATGGCTCAATATCATGAAGGACTTATTACAAAAGATGATGCAATTGCAATCATTAGAGGGGAGGAAGTATGGTACGATTAG